DNA from Streptomyces sp. NBC_01260:
GGGATCGCCCAGCCGAAGTCCGGCTCGAACCACTCGTCCCACCACCCGTCGAGAACCGACAGGTTGAGGCAGCCGTTGAGGGCGGCCTTCATCCCGCTCGTACCGCACGCCTCCAGCGGGCGCAGCGGGTTGTTCAGCCAGACATCGCAGCCCGGGTAGAGCTTCTGGGCCATCGCCATCCCGTAGTCGGGCAGGAAGACGATGCGATGGCGCACCCGGGGGTCGTCGGCGAACCGGACCAGCTCCTGGACCAGCCGTTTCCCGCTGTCGTCGGCCGGATGCGCCTTGCCCGCCACGACGATCTGGATCGGGCGCTCCGGGTGGAGGAGGAGCCCCCGCAGCCGGTCGCGGTCGCGCAGCATCAGCGTCAGCCGCTTGTACGAGGGCACGCGGCGGGCGAAGCCGATCGTCAGCACGTCGGGGTCCAGGACGCCGTCGATCCAGCCGAGTTCGGCGGCCTCCGCGCCGCGGGTGCGCCAGGAGGCGTACAGCCGCTGCCGCACCTCGGTCACCAGCTGCTCGCGCAGCGTCCGCCGCAGGTCCCAGAGCTGCCGGTCGGGGATGGCGGCCGCGGAGTCCCACCGCCCCGGGGTGCCCCCGGACTCGGTGCGCAGCCGGTAGATCTCGGGTGCGACCCAGGTGGGTGCGTGGACCCCGTTGGTCACGGAGGTGATCGGCACCTCCGGGGCGTCGAAGCCCGGCCAGAGCCCGGCGAACATCCCGCGGCTGACCGCCCCGTGCAGGGTGGAGACCCCGTTGGCCCGCTGGGCGAGCCGCAGGCCCATCACGGCCATGTTGAAGACGCCGGGATCGCCGCCGTCGTACGTCTCCGTGCCCAGGTGCAGGATGCGTTCGGCGGAGACACCCGGCAGCTCTCCGTCGTCTCCGAAGTGACGGGCGACGAGTTCGCGGTCGAAGCGGTCGATCCCGGCCGGCACCGGAGTGTGGGTGGTGAAGACGGTGCCCGCCCGTACGGACTCCACCGCGGAGCCGAAGTCCAGGCCGTTGCCGGAGAGCTCCCGGATGCGTTCCAGGCCCAGGAATCCGGCATGGCCCTCGTTGGTGTGGAACACCTCGGGCGCCGGGTGGCCGGTGAGCCGGCAGTAGGCCCGCACGGCGCGCACGCCGCCGATGCCCAGCAGTATCTCCTGGAGCAGCCGGTGTTCGCTGCCGCCGCCGTACAGCCGGTCGGTGACCTCGCGTTCACCCGGGGCGTTGCCCTCCACGTCGGAGTCGAGCATGAGGAGCGGCACCCGGCCCACCCGGGCCTGCCAGATGTGGGCGTGCAGCGAGCGGCCGCCGGGGAGCGCC
Protein-coding regions in this window:
- the glgP gene encoding alpha-glucan family phosphorylase; protein product: MKAIRRFTVRPVLPDPLQPLSDLARNLRWSWHPETRELFQAVDPVAGRTADGDPVRLLGAVSAGRLAELARDEAFLHRLTEASAGLQDYLQGPRWYQEQLVQGVELPAAIAYFSPEFGVTAALPQYSGGLGILAGDHLKAASDLGVPLVGVGLLYRHGYFRQSLSRDGWQQEHYPVLDPNELPLTLLREADGSPSEVVLALPGGRSLHAHIWQARVGRVPLLMLDSDVEGNAPGEREVTDRLYGGGSEHRLLQEILLGIGGVRAVRAYCRLTGHPAPEVFHTNEGHAGFLGLERIRELSGNGLDFGSAVESVRAGTVFTTHTPVPAGIDRFDRELVARHFGDDGELPGVSAERILHLGTETYDGGDPGVFNMAVMGLRLAQRANGVSTLHGAVSRGMFAGLWPGFDAPEVPITSVTNGVHAPTWVAPEIYRLRTESGGTPGRWDSAAAIPDRQLWDLRRTLREQLVTEVRQRLYASWRTRGAEAAELGWIDGVLDPDVLTIGFARRVPSYKRLTLMLRDRDRLRGLLLHPERPIQIVVAGKAHPADDSGKRLVQELVRFADDPRVRHRIVFLPDYGMAMAQKLYPGCDVWLNNPLRPLEACGTSGMKAALNGCLNLSVLDGWWDEWFEPDFGWAIPTADGSAMDEDRRDDLEANALYELIEDRVAPRFYDHGDEGLPERWIEMVRRTLGTLGPKVLAGRMVREYVERLYAPAALAQRSLDATTARELADWKARVRAAWPRVAVDHVEAVTPTEAGGSAELGSTLALRVRITLGALEPDDVEVQAVAGRVDAADAITDAQVFPLKPAGGQDLEGRWLYEGPLALDRTGPYGYTVRVLPAHPLLVGGAELGLVAQPTGGAGEGAGLLMR